Proteins from a genomic interval of Flammeovirgaceae bacterium SG7u.111:
- a CDS encoding SurA N-terminal domain-containing protein, with product MAIITKIRERSGLAVGIVAVGLILFLVGGDLLSPNSVFLGNNKRIVGEIAGQEVSFEEFSAEVERLRNNYAMATGQQPNEAQMPGLRQEAWNQMIFKIVYQEEFEKLGIDVTDEEIIDMVQGNNIHPSIAQLFTNPETGQVDRNMIVNFLRNMNTFPPQDQISFRNFEQNLRPDRLRSKYEALLGKTYYATTAEAKKEYEAQNSTADIRYVYVPYTYIPDSSVTVTDSEIESYYNKNKEKYEREANRAIEYVVFPIEPTQDDIEDQKNALERLKTQFETTEDDTAFVEANSDVNNNFNSYTPGQLPAELDVASLTEGGVYGPVRSGESFMLYKVLSIVEDTLDYAKASHILIQFEGDDKAAAKTKAQDVLNQIKGGADFAVMAAQYGSDGTRTRGGDLGWFDENTMVKPFNDAVMKATSLGLLPNLVETEFGYHIIEVTGLKTNTKYNIASVQSDIAPSSETIDMIYRKTINFDVAESRDDFIAAADKDSTLIRFQALTIGPNARNINNITESGVRQIVRWAYDDETEVGAVSEVFSLDEQYICANLTAKREKGPAKLDDVKDEIRRELVKEKQKEQILAKFEGMTGAVDDMRTEFGTGALVSTGTDITFNTTALPIAGFAPKTIGRVFSMSLGDTSEPIADENGVIVFEVDRMDRASEAANYALYKQQLEQNYARTVSFKIAQAMEKFADAENELYKYY from the coding sequence ATGGCTATTATAACTAAAATCAGGGAAAGATCAGGATTAGCTGTAGGTATTGTGGCAGTGGGCTTGATCCTATTCTTGGTAGGTGGAGATTTACTCTCGCCTAACTCGGTTTTCCTAGGAAATAACAAAAGAATAGTAGGAGAGATCGCTGGTCAGGAGGTTTCTTTCGAAGAGTTTAGCGCGGAAGTGGAAAGGCTGCGAAACAATTATGCAATGGCTACAGGTCAGCAACCTAATGAGGCTCAGATGCCAGGCTTAAGGCAAGAAGCTTGGAATCAGATGATTTTCAAAATCGTTTACCAAGAAGAGTTCGAGAAATTAGGGATTGATGTGACCGATGAGGAAATCATTGACATGGTACAGGGAAACAACATCCACCCATCTATCGCTCAATTATTTACCAACCCAGAAACTGGTCAGGTAGATAGAAACATGATCGTGAACTTCTTGAGGAACATGAACACCTTTCCTCCACAAGACCAAATCTCATTCAGAAACTTCGAGCAAAACCTTCGTCCAGATAGGCTAAGGTCAAAATATGAAGCACTTTTGGGCAAAACATATTATGCAACTACTGCCGAGGCTAAGAAGGAATATGAGGCGCAAAACTCAACTGCCGATATTCGCTACGTGTACGTTCCTTATACATATATTCCTGATTCTTCGGTAACGGTTACCGATAGCGAAATTGAAAGCTATTATAACAAGAATAAAGAAAAATATGAAAGAGAGGCTAATCGTGCTATAGAGTACGTGGTTTTCCCAATAGAGCCTACTCAAGACGATATCGAAGATCAAAAAAATGCATTGGAGAGGTTGAAAACTCAGTTTGAAACTACCGAAGACGATACAGCTTTTGTAGAGGCAAACTCAGATGTAAACAATAACTTCAACTCATATACTCCAGGTCAGCTTCCTGCTGAGTTGGACGTAGCATCTTTAACCGAAGGTGGTGTTTATGGACCTGTTCGTAGCGGTGAGTCTTTCATGCTTTACAAAGTTTTGAGTATTGTAGAAGATACGTTGGACTATGCAAAAGCAAGCCATATTTTGATTCAGTTTGAAGGTGACGATAAAGCTGCGGCAAAAACTAAAGCTCAAGATGTATTGAACCAGATTAAAGGCGGCGCTGATTTTGCAGTAATGGCAGCTCAGTACGGTTCAGATGGAACACGTACTCGTGGTGGTGACCTAGGTTGGTTCGATGAAAACACAATGGTTAAGCCATTCAATGATGCTGTGATGAAAGCTACTTCGCTTGGTTTGTTACCAAATTTGGTTGAAACCGAATTTGGTTACCATATCATTGAAGTAACAGGTTTGAAGACCAATACGAAATACAATATAGCAAGTGTCCAAAGCGATATTGCTCCTAGCTCTGAGACTATCGATATGATCTACCGCAAGACAATCAATTTCGATGTAGCGGAAAGTCGTGATGACTTTATAGCTGCAGCAGATAAAGATTCAACTTTGATCCGTTTCCAAGCATTGACTATCGGTCCAAATGCTAGAAACATCAACAACATTACTGAGTCTGGCGTAAGGCAAATTGTTCGTTGGGCTTATGATGATGAGACTGAAGTTGGAGCTGTTTCTGAAGTATTCAGCCTTGATGAGCAATATATTTGTGCTAACCTTACTGCTAAGCGCGAAAAAGGTCCTGCTAAGTTGGATGACGTAAAAGATGAAATCCGCAGGGAGCTTGTCAAAGAAAAGCAAAAGGAACAGATATTGGCTAAGTTCGAAGGAATGACAGGTGCTGTAGATGATATGAGAACTGAATTTGGAACTGGAGCTTTGGTAAGTACAGGTACAGATATCACGTTCAACACTACTGCACTTCCTATTGCAGGCTTTGCCCCAAAAACAATTGGTAGAGTATTTAGCATGTCATTAGGAGATACTTCAGAGCCAATTGCAGATGAAAATGGTGTGATAGTATTTGAAGTAGATAGGATGGATAGAGCTTCTGAAGCTGCTAATTATGCATTATACAAGCAACAGCTTGAGCAAAATTACGCCCGTACAGTATCTTTTAAAATTGCTCAGGCAATGGAGAAATTTGCCGATGCTGAGAATGAGCTTTATAAATATTACTAA
- a CDS encoding GNAT family N-acetyltransferase codes for MIVVKLYSKENKVVWDKLVAEANGATFILKRDFIEYHQHRFDDYSLTVWNQEKLIAVLPANISKLNIYSHQGLSYGGMVFENGISAQLAYHAFISSLFYLKERGFEKLIYKQLPSYYHISPALYDQYPLFCTNAKLTLREMSQIIDLQNSGEIQKRRLRGVKKAQKQGIIWKVSENWEDFWEVLSGNLQERYGKEPVHSLKEILYLKKLFPDHIKLYVAKKKGEILGGTVIFQHQKTAHAQYIASTAEGKASNALDFLFFHLIKHYEGFNYFSFGVSNTRNGFEIDKGLFEWKEGWGTIPWQHDIYEINLQPLPQELKNSSEIFNSLNKK; via the coding sequence ATGATTGTAGTAAAACTATATTCCAAAGAAAATAAAGTAGTCTGGGACAAATTGGTTGCTGAAGCCAATGGAGCGACTTTTATCCTTAAAAGAGACTTTATAGAGTACCACCAACACCGCTTTGATGACTACTCTCTTACGGTGTGGAATCAGGAAAAGCTAATTGCTGTTTTACCAGCAAACATATCGAAACTCAATATTTATTCCCACCAAGGGCTGAGCTATGGCGGAATGGTGTTTGAAAACGGGATTTCCGCTCAACTTGCCTACCACGCATTTATCAGTAGCCTTTTTTATCTCAAAGAAAGAGGTTTTGAAAAATTGATTTACAAACAACTCCCCTCCTATTACCATATTTCACCTGCACTCTACGATCAGTACCCACTTTTTTGTACCAATGCGAAGCTTACTCTCAGGGAAATGAGCCAAATAATAGATTTACAAAACTCAGGAGAAATTCAAAAAAGGCGCTTGAGAGGAGTAAAAAAGGCTCAAAAACAAGGAATAATTTGGAAAGTATCGGAAAACTGGGAAGACTTTTGGGAAGTTCTTTCCGGCAACCTCCAAGAACGGTATGGCAAAGAACCTGTCCATAGTCTTAAAGAAATCCTGTATCTCAAAAAACTTTTCCCCGATCACATCAAGCTTTATGTAGCAAAGAAAAAAGGTGAAATTTTAGGAGGAACAGTCATTTTCCAACATCAAAAAACAGCACATGCCCAATACATCGCCTCCACGGCTGAGGGAAAAGCCAGCAATGCTTTAGATTTCCTCTTTTTCCACCTGATCAAACATTATGAGGGCTTCAACTATTTTAGCTTTGGCGTGAGCAATACTCGAAACGGTTTTGAAATAGACAAAGGGCTTTTTGAATGGAAAGAAGGCTGGGGAACGATTCCTTGGCAACATGACATCTACGAAATAAACCTCCAGCCGCTCCCGCAAGAGCTGAAAAATAGTAGCGAAATTTTTAACTCCTTGAATAAAAAGTGA
- a CDS encoding pitrilysin family protein — MTDYEEYVFPNRIRLVHKQVPHTKIAHCGFFLDIGSRDEKPHQVGIAHFWEHMAFKGTKKRKAYHILNRVESVGGELNAYTTKEKICFYASLLDNHFEKAVELLTDITFNSTFPEKEIEKERGVILEEMSMYLDDPGDAIQDDFDEVIFGEHPLGQNILGTKESVNGFTREQFDEFIKENIDTGKIVFSSVSALPMSKVVKIVSKYFENIPDLKAPRKRILFNDFSPKTLFVGKAISQAHCAIGTTSYSLYDEKRIPFFMLVNLLGGPGMNSRLNLSIREKYGFVYAIDASMHAYQDTGLFSIYFATEAKTLERCIKLVNKELKKLREVPLGTMQLHTTKQQIMGQLAMSEESNIGLMLMMGKSILDLNTIETLNSVFDKIKSVSPMEIMEMANEILTEERISSLVFTPE, encoded by the coding sequence ATGACTGACTATGAGGAATATGTCTTTCCCAACCGCATTCGGTTGGTGCATAAGCAAGTACCACACACAAAAATAGCCCACTGTGGCTTTTTCTTAGATATTGGCAGCCGAGACGAAAAGCCTCACCAGGTGGGGATTGCCCATTTTTGGGAACATATGGCTTTTAAAGGCACTAAAAAGCGGAAAGCTTATCATATTTTAAACAGAGTCGAGTCTGTTGGTGGCGAGCTAAATGCCTATACCACCAAAGAGAAAATCTGTTTTTACGCGTCGTTGCTCGATAATCACTTTGAAAAAGCTGTTGAACTTTTGACCGATATCACCTTCAATTCTACTTTTCCTGAAAAGGAAATTGAGAAAGAAAGAGGGGTAATTTTGGAAGAAATGTCTATGTACCTCGACGATCCGGGAGATGCCATCCAAGATGATTTTGACGAAGTAATCTTCGGAGAACATCCGCTTGGACAAAATATTTTAGGTACAAAAGAGAGCGTAAACGGATTTACCCGAGAGCAGTTTGATGAGTTCATAAAAGAGAATATCGACACAGGAAAAATCGTATTTTCTTCGGTGAGTGCACTCCCCATGAGTAAGGTGGTAAAAATTGTATCAAAATATTTTGAAAATATCCCTGATCTCAAAGCTCCCAGAAAACGCATATTATTTAACGACTTTTCCCCTAAAACCCTTTTTGTTGGAAAAGCTATTTCCCAAGCCCACTGCGCCATTGGCACAACTTCTTACTCACTTTACGATGAAAAAAGAATTCCTTTTTTCATGCTAGTAAACTTGCTTGGCGGTCCGGGAATGAATTCTAGGTTGAACCTTTCTATCAGAGAAAAATACGGGTTTGTCTATGCCATAGATGCCAGCATGCACGCCTACCAAGACACAGGACTTTTCTCCATTTACTTCGCCACTGAGGCGAAAACATTGGAGCGTTGCATCAAGTTGGTGAACAAAGAGCTGAAAAAACTAAGAGAAGTCCCTTTGGGCACTATGCAACTCCATACCACCAAGCAGCAGATAATGGGACAGCTCGCCATGAGCGAAGAAAGCAACATTGGCCTCATGCTCATGATGGGCAAAAGCATTTTGGACCTCAATACCATCGAAACACTGAACAGTGTGTTTGATAAAATCAAATCGGTAAGCCCGATGGAAATTATGGAGATGGCAAATGAAATCCTCACCGAAGAAAGAATAAGCAGCTTGGTTTTCACTCCTGAGTAA